DNA from Mercenaria mercenaria strain notata unplaced genomic scaffold, MADL_Memer_1 contig_2743, whole genome shotgun sequence:
TGTTTCAATATAATGTAAAGTTGTCCATTCTGCTGTGAGGCTTTGTAATCTTGAAGTCTTGACTGTCGCTGTTTTATATCTGAAGAAATGTTTGTACATGTTTCAACCACATTCTTTACTGCTTGTTTATCTGTGAACTTCTTTCTGTCGACATCTGTCTGAATTTGCTTCTGTAGTTGGTCTAAGCGATCATTTATCTCTTTGCGAAACATTGTAATTTCTTTGATTAATCTGTCATGGCATGAATCTAATTCATTTTCTCTACATGCGGCCAGCTTTATAATATCTTCGACCTCATTCACCTTCTGGTCCAGCTCCCTCAGTACTTCTCTGAACTCTGCACTGTCCCCAATACCTGTGCATTTGTCAGGTATATAGTCAATGTCACATGCCCTATGATCCAGGACGATACAATCCTTGCAGCCGAGAGCTTCATGTTTTGGACAGAAAAATTTGATCACTTCCTTTTTGTGCACTTGACACTTCTCAGTGCATTCGTCTGATTCTTTGATAACTGCATGTTTAGCCATATTATCTTTGTTTACCAGGTGATGATGTTTGGTCGCCTTTATTCGTTGGTGATAAGAAAAGCAGTTCTTACACAAGTATTCTTgacagtccacacaaaatccaTGAGCTTCTATTTGctggtcaatcaccaaacatggtTCACATCTATGATCAAAGTCCTCTGCTGAAACTGCCATAGTTAGAGTTCAAACTTTAGTTGAATTCAAGAAAGTCCTTGTATATTTAGCTTATTAGTTTTCCATAATATCACAAATTTTAATCCCATTATATTAGATCTAAACCTTAAAcaacataacttaataaataataattattggtATTTTCCACCCGAATTTACTTCCTTTTCGAGAAAACGCTCTATTTTTATCATGTTCCAATTAAATTGAACTCTGTTGTAGTCAAGAGACAATACAACCAAAAGTTTGTACGTAAATAAACAGTGAGGAGTTATCTTTTTCTACTTTGTTCAGCTAATTAATTGAAGGCGCTGGATTTAcgttagaaatttagaaaatttaaaccttAAAGTGTTTCTATTTCTTAACTgtaattaaaaaaagacaaaacgaTTCAATAAGAATTCAAGTATTTACTTATTTGTAAACGTATGTATACtgataatatataaaaacaatcccTGTACAGCGTTAgtttcacaccctataaacgactatATTTTGCTTTACACGGTATTTGAGTTTAACGTTAAGTAAGACATAagtatgtgtatatggtgataaaAAAGATGAAACTGACAAGTATTATCATGattatgtttacaaaattatgacaaaattttgacTAATCACActaattgcatgaaaattcactcgaccaagtcacaaAGCTGATGAATAACACGTCAACAATAATCCATGTTGTTTTCTGAAACAagcatgcatactccataaatatatgtaaataagatgttgcatagaaagaaattactttttatctagACGGTAAAAAACattgtatgccgacttgccaattttgatatttgatctgaactgaCACTGTACTCCATTTTGCGACTACAGTAGGCGTTTTATGTGCTTTAAGGgcgtaaaggaaataaaaaaaatacctacCAAATTATTTGCAGctgacactgtattccattttgGACTACAGAAGGCGTTTTATGTTCTTTAagggcgtaaatgaaataaaaaaatacctaCCGAATTGTCTCAGTCttaatgtttataatgtcatttaatgtcgaacttCTCGTGCTATGCATGTACTAATCCATAGGGGGTGGGGATTGAGGGTCTGTGATTTGCTATCCTTcctaattatataataaattggATGCTTCAGAATCGTTTAATGCAAGTATTCCGTGTTGGGTTTACAGTCATAAACtaacataaaatacagaattcGAAACTGAAAGTAcacacagggtccctactatgtcaCAAAAGAAATTACCGTCAGTCGATTCCCTGTCGATTTAACTGACGACTTCAAAATGTCGACGAGATGAGGCAGGAAGACAAAAGGTTTACGCACCCCCGTCCGTCCATGTGTGTGTCTATCTGTCCGTCTGCAAAAAATGTTCCTCCGACTTCTTAAAATCTATTGTACCCACAAGTACCCTGTGGCTGGACATACAGCCGTCGTGTTAACTACCTGCCATGAGTTGACTGTTatttctcatacatgtatttgaaataatttacattagaCAGTGATAACGCCTGCACACGCCGGGAATCTCGCAGATTTAGTCGTTTTTATTGCTAAGCCTGGCTCAATCTACTTCCGTTGGTTGAAAAATGGACCCTGTTTTACCTTTAAGTGTCACAAATGGCcggtttttcaactctagcactaagaaaggctcaaaccagtattagttaagccatcgctcaaccttgtttcctaacggatttttactaatactcgccgggtatatttgcgatgtattagtTAAGCCTTGAtcacacactatgaacatgtagatac
Protein-coding regions in this window:
- the LOC128552389 gene encoding E3 ubiquitin-protein ligase TRIM33-like, translated to MAVSAEDFDHRCEPCLVIDQQIEAHGFCVDCQEYLCKNCFSYHQRIKATKHHHLVNKDNMAKHAVIKESDECTEKCQVHKKEVIKFFCPKHEALGCKDCIVLDHRACDIDYIPDKCTGIGDSAEFREVLRELDQKVNEVEDIIKLAACRENELDSCHDRLIKEITMFRKEINDRLDQLQKQIQTDVDRKKFTDKQAVKNVVETCTNISSDIKQRQSRLQDYKASQQNGQLYIILKQAKSKLKSEEIKEADRSLEKTNMQYTFEQNQDLEDMLSRQNAFGKLALSSSL